A stretch of DNA from Spirochaeta isovalerica:
CGAAGAGGAGGAGGTCCTGAAAAAATCTTTTCTCCGGAGGATGAAAGAGGACTTCAGATGCCTGATTATCAGCGGCAGCCGGGCAAGGGGGTTTTCGGGTGAGATCATCCCCTTTCTGGTGCGGACGGCGAAAGAAAAAGGGTTGACTGTTATTGCCGATTACAGAGGAACCGATCTTCTGGGATCTTTTATTTCCCGGAAGATAAGGCCCGATTACATTAAAATCAATGAACAGGAGTTCTTCCAGACCTTCCCGGAGTACAGTGATATTAGCCGGGGGATAAAAGAGGTTTCGGAAAAATACGACTGTTCTTTCATTATATCCCGGGGAGCTTTATCCACGCTTATCGCGGAAAGGGGAGCGCTGTCGGAAGTCGACAGCAAACTGATCGATGCGGTCAACCCCATCGGATGCGGAGATTCCATGACAGCCGGAATGGCTCAGGGTATTCTCGAGGGTCTTTCGCTCAGAGAGGCAGTAGAACGGGGACGCGATTACGCCACCCGAAACGCACTCAGCATACATCCGGGATGGATATTAGAAGACTAGGAGTAGAAAATATGGTTCAGGAAACAATTGTTATCAGCAATCCCACGGGACTGCATACAAGACCGGCGAAACAAGTCGTATCGGAAGCGAAAAAATTTGAAAGTGATATTACTATCAAATTCGGAGAGAAGGAAGCCAATGTGAAAAGCCTTCTCAAACTGATGAAACTGGGGATCAGCCAGAATCACAGTATCGATATTGTCTGCGATGGTGCTGATGAAGCGGACGCCCTCGCCCATATGAAGAATTTTATTCTCAATCTGGAGGGCTGATATGAACGGATTAGCCGTTTCCGGCGGAATTTCTTTCGGAAAAGCCTTCCTCCTCGATTCGGGAGCCAGCGTCAGCTGCAGGGGTATCTCCGTTGAACAGATAGACGGGGAAATGAAACGATTTCTCGAAGGGCGAGACAGGGCCGCAGTAAACCTGGAGAAACTGATTGAAAAGGTCAGAACCGAAATGGGCGATGATAAAGCCGAGATATTTGAAGGGCATCTTGAAATCCTCACATCCGACGATGTGGAGGAGGGAGTCAGGGAAATCATCGTGGAGCAGAAAGTCTGTGCGGAAAAAGCCGCTGAGATATTTGCCGAAGACAACGCCAGGGAAATGGAAGAACTGGATGACGAGTATTTCCGTGAGAGGGGGCAGGATTTCCGCGATATCGGACAGCAG
This window harbors:
- a CDS encoding PfkB family carbohydrate kinase → MHNSQPGFLTVGLSPAIQKTVVFDTLYEGEVNRSEQYYLDAAGKAVNVCRVLTQAGEEASCLTIAGKENRVLFEDLCSRDFLHLSTVETAGRVRTCTTLLNMENNSCTELVVNEPEEVSPEEEEVLKKSFLRRMKEDFRCLIISGSRARGFSGEIIPFLVRTAKEKGLTVIADYRGTDLLGSFISRKIRPDYIKINEQEFFQTFPEYSDISRGIKEVSEKYDCSFIISRGALSTLIAERGALSEVDSKLIDAVNPIGCGDSMTAGMAQGILEGLSLREAVERGRDYATRNALSIHPGWILED
- a CDS encoding HPr family phosphocarrier protein is translated as MVQETIVISNPTGLHTRPAKQVVSEAKKFESDITIKFGEKEANVKSLLKLMKLGISQNHSIDIVCDGADEADALAHMKNFILNLEG